The Paramisgurnus dabryanus chromosome 3, PD_genome_1.1, whole genome shotgun sequence genome includes a window with the following:
- the LOC135769153 gene encoding uncharacterized protein: MLMLVKEELEKMTDPQPCRIKDEDTEEQIDMMEVKKESQAEVDEKHQIVKINHNVSQKGTLKTEDIKCENSFSEDERPADHKRTHSGEKPYTCHLCGKIFTFQSGLSRHKKAHRGYMPYACQHCDKSFPDKSQLKIHVRSHTGEKPYTCHMCVKSFRTKPSLTAHMRTHTVEKPHPCHHCEKSFRDKTQLKIHIRVHTGDVPYACQHCDKSFPDKTQLKIHMRSHTGEKPYTCHLCGKSSGTKPNLKAHMRIHTGEKPHLCHQCEKSFTTSCKLKIHMRTHTGEKPYTCYYCGKNFSIESNLKKHERIHTGEKPFMCHECKKSFKTKATLKKHARFHTQ; encoded by the exons ATGTTGATGCTGGTGAAAGAGGAGCTTGAGAAGATGACAGATCCACAACCATGCAGAATAAAGGATGAAGATACTGAGGAACAAATAG ATATGATGGAAGTGAAAAAGGAGAGTCAAGCTGAAGTGGATGAGAAACAtcagattgtaaaaataaaccataatGTTTCACAGAAAGGAACTCTGAAGACAGAAGACATAAAGTGTGAAAATAGTTTCAGTGAAGATGAACGCCCTGCAGATCACAAGAGGACTCACagtggagagaaaccttacacttgtCATCTGTGTGGAAAGATTTTCACCTTTCAATCAGGCCTTAGCCGGCACAAGAAAGCTCACAGGGGGTATATGCCATATGCATGCCAGCATTGTGACAAGAGTTTCCCAGATAAAAGTCAACTTAAGATACACGTTAGGtctcatactggagagaaaccttacacttgtCATATGTGTGTAAAGAGTTTTAGAACAAAACCTAGCCTTACAGCACACATGAGGACTCACACAGTAGAGAAACCACATCCGTGCCATCATtgtgaaaagagtttcagaGATAAAACTCAACTTAAGATACACATTAGGGTTCACACA GGGGATGTGCCATATGCATGCCAGCATTGTGACAAGAGTTTCCCAGATAAAACTCAACTTAAGATACACATGAGgtctcacactggagagaaaccttacacgtGTCATCTGTGTGGAAAGAGTTCCGGAACAAAACCTAACCTTAAAGCACACATGAGgattcacaccggagagaaaccaCATCTGTGCCatcagtgtgaaaagagttttacaacTTCATGTAAACTTAAGATACACATGAGgactcacactggagagaaaccttacacttgtTATTATTGTGGAAAGAATTTCTCTATTGAAAGTAACCTTAAGAAACATGAAAgaattcacaccggagagaaaccgTTCATGTGCCATGAGTGTAAAAAGAGTTTCAAGACGAAAGCTACCCTTAAAAAACATGCAAGATTTCACACTCAGTAG
- the LOC135769002 gene encoding uncharacterized protein: protein MTSQMCFVSVVHQYKLFTVFILDMMEVKEESQAEVDEKHQIVKINHNVSQKETLKTEDIKCENSFSEDERPADHKRTHSEEKPFTCQQCGKSFTFQSNLNRHKKAHRGEKPHACQHCDKSFPYESQLKEHMITHSEEKPYTCQQCGKSFTFQPALTRHNKTHMREKAYACHHCDNSFQVKGQLKIHTRVHTGENAITCHECGKSFTFESNLSRHKKTHTGESHACHHCDKSFPDKSQLKRHMMSHTEEKPYTCHLCGKSFRDKSSLKLHTRIHTGEKPYTCHLCGKSFRAKSKLKDHTRIHTGEKPFSCHECKKSFRKKVNLRTHMKIHTGEKPHACLQCGKSFSTWSNLKSHIITHSEKKPHTCLQCEKSFTNNTGLETHMRGHTGEKPYICSHCGKSFTSEGTLKKHMITHSEKKPYACLQCEKSFSDKCGLDTHMRNHTGEKPYICLQCEKSFTSKRTLKAHMTLHTAEKPFTCHHCGKSFRMKCNLNSHMRLHTGEKPYTCQPCGKCFSSKSSLKTHMTIHTGEKPFTCHHCEKSFRLKYDLNAHMRLHTGVKPFMCHHCGKSFRTKAKHNIHVRIHTGEKPFTCHECGKSFSFQTSLKRHMTAHSGGNIE from the coding sequence ATGacatctcaaatgtgttttgtaaGTGTGGTTCatcaatataaattatttactgtctttattttagatatgatggaagtgaaagaggagagtcaagctgaagtggatgagaaacatcagattgtaaaaataaaccataatGTTTCACAGAAAGAAACTCTGAAGACAGAAGACATAAAGTGTGAAAATAGTTTCAGCGAAGATGAACGCCCTGCAGATCACAAGAGGACTCACAGTGAGGAGAAACCTTTcacatgtcaacagtgtggaaagagtttcacctTTCAATCGAACCTCAACCGGCACAAAAAAGCTCACAGGGGGGAAAAGCCACACGCGTGCCAGCATTGTGACAAGAGTTTCCCATATGAAAGTCAACTTAAGGAACACATGATAACTCACAGTGAagagaaaccttacacatgtcaacaatgtggaaagagtttcacctTTCAACCAGCCCTTACCAGGCACAATAAAACTCACATGAGGGAAAAAGCTTACGCATGCCATCATTGTGACAATAGTTTCCAAGTTAAAGGTCAACTTAAGATACACAcaagagttcacactggagagaatgCAATTACTTGCCATGAGTGTGGGAAAAGTTTCACCTTTGAATCGAACCTAAGCCGGCACAAGAAAACTCACACTGGGGAGTCACACGCATGCCATCATTGTGACAAGAGTTTCCCAGATAAAAGTCAACTTAAGAGACACATGATGTCTCACACCGaagagaaaccttacacttgtcatctttgtggaaagagttttagaGATAAAAGTAGCCTTAAGCTTCACACAAgaattcacaccggagagaaaccttacacttgtcatctttgtggaaagagttttagaGCTAAAAGTAAACTTAAGGACCACacaagaattcacactggagagaaaccgttTTCATGTCATGagtgtaaaaaaagttttagaAAAAAAGTTAACCTTCGAACACACATGAAAATTCACACAGGAGAGAAACCGCACGCATgtcttcagtgtggaaagagtttcagtaCGTGGAGCAACCTTAAGTCACACATAATAACTCATAGTGAAAAGAAACCTCACACATGTCTTCAGTGTGAAAAAAGTTTCACTAATAACACTGGACTTGAGACTCACATGAGAGgacacactggagagaaaccttacatatGCTCTCATTGTGGAAAAAGTTTTACAAGTGAAGGGACTCTGAAGAAACACATGATAACTCACAGTGAAAAGAAACCTTATGCGTGTCTTCAGTGTGAAAAAAGTTTCAGTGATAAATGTGGACTTGATACTCACATGAGAaatcacactggagagaaaccttacatatgtcttcagtgtgaaaagagttttacaaGCAAACGGACTCTTAAGGCACACATGACACTTCACACTGCAGAGAAACCGTTCACTTGTCAtcactgtggaaagagtttcagaatGAAGTGTAACCTTAATTCACACATGAGActtcacaccggagagaaaccttacacatgTCAACCCTGTGGAAAGTGTTTTTCAAGCAAAAGCTCTCTGAAGACCCACATGACaattcacaccggagagaaaccgTTCACGTGTCATCACtgtgaaaagagtttcagaCTTAAGTATGACCTTAATGCACACATGAGACTTCACACTGGAGTGAAACCGTTCATGTGTCAtcactgtggaaagagtttcaggaCAAAAGCTAAACATAACATACACGTaaggattcacactggagagaaaccattcaCATGCCAtgagtgtggaaagagtttctccTTTCAAACTAGCCTTAAACGGCACATGACAGCTCATAGCGGGGGAAATATAGagtga